From Nicotiana tabacum cultivar K326 chromosome 22, ASM71507v2, whole genome shotgun sequence, one genomic window encodes:
- the LOC107796154 gene encoding uncharacterized protein LOC107796154, translated as MTRIPLLRYSSNDDALSLFRRMVRTQPLPSVFSFSKLLKTMVNMKHYSSVLSLFRQMLKSNIPISDSILNIAINNYCLMHCSDCGFSVLAIYLKNGIPFDVITFNTLLRGLFAENKIKDAVNLFKKLVRENICEHDEVIYLTVMNGLSKRGHTKKTFNLLRVMEQGSIKPDTRIYSVVIDALCKDRMLDAAISLFEEMKQKGIPLDVIAYNSLIDGCCKLGQWEKVRTLFSEMVNLTIYPNVHTLTIVIDGLCKEGKVEDAEEVMRHMNGKGVEPDVVTYTVIIDGYCLRGQMDKARRLFDSMIDKSIKPTIISYNILINGYCKKKKLDEAMHLFHEISRNGLKPSIVTYNTIFRGLFEVGRTGIVQKFFADMLSMGLIPDLCTNRILLRGYFQNGLVEKAMSLFHELEKKREDIDIELYTVIIDGLCKNGQLDKAHAIFEKLSLIGLFPNVITYTTIINGLCLEGLLDEAKDMLRKMEHNGCSPNNCTYNVIVQGFLKCGKISEMNTFLKEMSGRDFSFDASSVELLIDVSAKDPSLLNMIPQFHTGS; from the exons ATGACGAGAATTCCTCTGCTGCGTTACTCTTCCAATG ATGATGCTTTGAGTCTCTTCCGTCGAATGGTCAGAACTCAGCCTCTTCCTTCTGTTTTTAGCTTCTCCAAATTACTAAAGACTATGGTAAATATGAAGCATTACTCTTCTGTTCTTTCCCTTTTTCGACAAATGCTGAAATCTAATATCCCAATTAGTGATTCCATCTTGAATATAGCGATTAACAATTATTGCCTAATGCATTGTTCTGACTGCGGATTTTCAGTATTAGCCATTTACTTGAAGAATGGCATTCCATTTGATGTTATCACATTCAACACCTTACTAAGGGGACTCTTTGCTGAAAATAAAATCAAAGATGCTGTTAACTTGTTCAAAAAGTTGGTGAGAGAGAATATCTGTGAGCATGATGAAGTCATTTATTTGACAGTCATGAATGGGCTTAGCAAAAGGGGCCATACCAAAAAAACTTTCAATTTGCTAAGAGTAATGGAACAAGGAAGCATCAAGCCAGACACAAGAATCTATAGCGTTGTTATAGATGCTCTTTGCAAGGATAGAATGTTGGATGCTGCAATTAGCCTTTTCGAAGAGATGAAACAAAAAGGCATTCCTCTGGATGTTATCGCATATAATTCATTGATTGATGGTTGTTGTAAGCTTGGTCAGTGGGAAAAGGTTAGGACTTTGTTCTCTGAAATGGTAAATCTTACTATTTATCCAAATGTGCACACCTTGACTATAGTGATAGATGGACTTTgcaaagaagggaaagttgaagATGCTGAGGAGGTAATGAGACACATGAATGGAAAAGGTGTGGAGCCAGATGTGGTCACTTACACTGTGATAATTGATGGATATTGCTTGCGCGGTCAAATGGATAAAGCAAGGAGACTTTTCGATTCCATGATTGATAAGAGCATTAAGCCCACCATTATTAGCTATAACATATTAATAAATGGATATTGTAAGAAAAAGAAATTGGATGAGGCCATGCATTTGTTTCATGAAATTTCTCGAAATGGATTGAAACCTAGCATTGTTACCTACAATACTATCTTTCGAGGTCTATTTGAAGTTGGAAGAACCGGCATTGTGCAAAAATTCTTTGCTGATATGCTTTCTATGGGGCTCATACCCGATTTATGCACTAATCGCATTTTGCTCCGTGGTTATTTTCAGAATGGACTTGTTGAAAAAGCTATGTCTCTATTTCATGagttggaaaaaaagagagaagatatTGATATTGAACTTTACACTGTTATTATTGACGGATTGTGCAAAAATGGTCAGCTCGACAAAGCTCATGCTATTTTTGAGAAGCTTTCTTTGATTGGATTGTTTCCTAATGTGATCACATACACTACAATAATAAATGGACTATGTCTAGAAGGGTTGTTGGATGAAGCTAAAGATATGCTAAGAAAAATGGAGCACAATGGTTGTTCGCCAAACAACTGCACTTACAATGTTATTGTGCAAGGATTTCTCAAGTGTGGCAAAATTAGTGAAATGAACACTTTTTTAAAGGAAATGAGTGGAAGGGACTTCTCGTTTGATGCAAGTTCTGTAGAGTTACTAATAGACGTTTCAGCAAAGGATCCTTCTTTGCTTAACATGATACCACAGTTTCACACGGGAAGTTAG
- the LOC107796155 gene encoding sm-like protein LSM8 produces MASGPGLESLVDQTISVITNDGRNIVGVLRGFDQATNLILDESHERVYSTKEGVQQLVLGLYIIRGDNISVVGELDEELDANLDMSKLRAHPLKPVVH; encoded by the exons ATGGCTAGTGGACCTGGGCTTGAGTCTCTTGTCGATC AAACCATCTCAGTTATTACAAACGATGGGCGAAATATAGTG GGAGTTTTGAGAGGATTTGACCAGGCTACAAATTTGATTCTCGATGAATCTCATGAGAGGGTGTATTCAACAAAG GAAGGTGTACAGCAGCTCGTCTTAGGTCTTTATATCATAAGAGGGGACAACAT AAGTGTTGTTGGGGAATTGGATGAAGAGTTAGACGCAAACTTGGATATGTCGAAACTTAGAGCACATCCATTAAAGCCAGTTGTTCATTGA
- the LOC107803845 gene encoding NDR1/HIN1-like protein 13: protein MADRVHPVDIPSTSNPPSSNNSGEVVSPKQPPYPSPAKPVPPPPGTYVVQVPKDQIYKYPPPENSRRYESLTKRKPQRSCCCRCLCFTLIVFLVSVIVLGVTAGVLYAVYRPESPKYTISSIAIKNFNFTSATSTISPGFDIAVRAENPNDKIGIYYMKGSSVTVVYSGVDLSTGVLPAFFQPANNVTVFKTALKGSKVMLGSAVKSTLMNEQRKRKVPFRVNIKAPVKIKIGAVKTWEITVKVNCGVTVDALTVKSKLVSKDCDYSVRLW from the coding sequence ATGGCCGATCGAGTGCACCCAGTGGATATACCATCGACGAGCAATCCACCGTCGTCGAACAACTCCGGTGAAGTAGTATCACCAAAACAACCGCCATATCCATCGCCGGCGAAGCCTGTCCCACCGCCGCCGGGAACTTACGTAGTTCAAGTGCCGAAGGATCAAATCTACAAGTATCCTCCGCCGGAGAATTCTCGTCGGTACGAATCTCTCACAAAACGGAAACCTCAACGGAGCTGCTGCTGTCGTTGCCTCTGCTTCACTCTCATCGTCTTCCTTGTTTCCGTAATTGTACTCGGCGTAACCGCCGGAGTTCTGTACGCTGTGTATCGTCCCGAGTCACCGAAATATACTATCTCCAGCATCGCGATTAAGAATTTCAACTTCACGTCAGCGACATCTACAATCTCGCCGGGGTTCGACATTGCCGTCAGAGCTGAAAACCCTAACGATAAGATCGGAATATACTACATGAAAGGAAGCTCTGTAACGGTAGTATATTCCGGCGTTGACCTCTCCACCGGGGTGTTGCCGGCGTTTTTTCAGCCGGCGAACAATGTAACGGTTTTTAAAACGGCGTTAAAGGGTTCGAAGGTTATGCTTGGAAGCGCCGTTAAGTCGACGTTGATGAATGAACAGAGGAAAAGGAAAGTGCCGTTTAGGGTGAATATTAAAGCGCCCGTTAAGATTAAGATTGGAGCTGTTAAGACTTGGGAAATCACCGTTAAAGTTAACTGTGGTGTAACGGTGGATGCTTTGACTGTTAAGTCCAAGCTGGTTTCTAAAGATTGTGATTATAGTGTGAGGCTTTGGTAA